The following are encoded together in the Tolypothrix sp. NIES-4075 genome:
- a CDS encoding ribbon-helix-helix domain-containing protein yields MFSEDMRSEKINFTCEPEDKEYLRNWAAKEGRTLSNLVERIVKDAIIKDRENNQPTSNKKETA; encoded by the coding sequence ATGTTTTCAGAAGATATGCGAAGTGAGAAAATAAATTTTACGTGCGAACCGGAGGACAAGGAATATCTGAGAAACTGGGCAGCAAAGGAAGGCAGAACCCTTAGCAACCTTGTAGAGCGGATTGTTAAGGATGCAATTATTAAAGACAGAGAAAATAATCAACCTACTTCAAATAAAAAAGAGACAGCATAA